ACCGTAGTCGCTGATGAAAAGGATTTTGCGTTGCAGAACATCGAAATTGCCATTGCGGAAATCAGGCGGATTGAGCAGCTTTTGACCACCTTCAGGCCCGACAGCCAAACCAGTCACATCAATGACAATGCGGGAATCGAGCCCGTTGTGGTTGATGCGGAAGTGTTCAACCTGATTCAGAGAAGCATCGCCATATCAAAGATCACGCAAGGTGCGTTCGATATCAGTTATGGCAGCATCGATAAAAGCCTGTGGAATTTTGACAGAAACATGACTGCTTTACCCACTGCCGAACAAGCCCGGAAAATGGTATACCTGATCGACTACAGGAACATTATAACAGACAGTGAAAAGAAGACCGTTTTCTTAAGGGAAAAAGGCATGCGGATCGGGTTTGGCGGTATCGGGAAAGGTTATGCCGCTGAAATGGCAAAACAGAAACTGCTCGCCAATGGCGTAAAAAGTGGCATTATAAATGCAAGCGGTGATTTGGCTGCCTGGGGTTTACAGCCAAACGGGAAACCATGGACCATTGGGATAGCGGATCCGGATCAGCCTGCCGTAATCTTCTCTTATATAGAAATTTCAGAAAAAGCAGTGGCCACTTCGGGAAATTATGAAAAATTCATTATGATCGGTGGTAGGAAATATTCGCATACCATCGACCCAAAAACAGGTTTACCGATTACCGGAATCAAGAGTGTTACAGTCATTGCCGACAATGCTGAATTTGCGGATGCGATGGCCACACCAATAGCCGTCATGGGCATTGAAGCAGGATTGTTCCTGGTGAACCAGATTCCGGATTTACATTGCATCATCATTGACGATGACAATAAAGTTTATACCTCCCAAAACATCAATTTAACATGAACAAAACAAAACAAAAGGCATTTATTATGGCGATAGCTATAGGCGCTGCAACGGCTTCCTGCGAATCTGTGAAGGAATACCAGAAATCCAAAATCAATGATTCGGAAATGGTGCTTTCAAACCGTAAAATCGAAAAAACCGAACTCAGTTTCCAATCCTATCGTGAAGGTTCTTCCGGGGCCAATGCAGGAAAAAGCGGCGGCGGTTGCGGCTGTAATTAAGTAAATATGAAAAGGATATTTATTACAGGCTTTGCACTGATGGGATTACTCCGTTTGCAGGCACAAACACAGCCATCGGATTCGACTGGCTATAAAAGCACCAAACTGAAGATTGAGGAAGTAAACCTGGTTTCGAGTTATTACAAGCAGAACGGTAACAATTCAGCAGTTACCGGCGGTGTCGGCTCTGAGGAGCTTACAGACATTTCGAATGCGATTGATTTGAAACTGGTCAAATACGGAAAATCAGGCAACAAACACACCTGGGATGTGGAAGTGGGCGTGGATCATTACACTTCGGCATCGTCTGATATGATTGATATGAGTGCCAATTCATCGGCGTCTTCGGGCGACATTCGTTTTTATCCGTCTGTAAATTATATCATGGAAAATGAAGCAAAAGGGCAATCTTTTGGCGCTGGTATTTCGTCATCCACAGAGTTTGATTACCAATCTTTCGGCGGAAACATTTTGTATGCTAAGAAAACAAAGGACAGGAATGGTGAATTTACCGCAAAATTCCAGGCTTATCTTGACCAGCTCAAGTTGGTTGATCCGGTTGAATTAAGGAC
This genomic stretch from Flavobacterium pallidum harbors:
- a CDS encoding DUF4266 domain-containing protein, which gives rise to MAIAIGAATASCESVKEYQKSKINDSEMVLSNRKIEKTELSFQSYREGSSGANAGKSGGGCGCN
- a CDS encoding FAD:protein FMN transferase, yielding MQKYSESLKLMGNNFTITVVADEKDFALQNIEIAIAEIRRIEQLLTTFRPDSQTSHINDNAGIEPVVVDAEVFNLIQRSIAISKITQGAFDISYGSIDKSLWNFDRNMTALPTAEQARKMVYLIDYRNIITDSEKKTVFLREKGMRIGFGGIGKGYAAEMAKQKLLANGVKSGIINASGDLAAWGLQPNGKPWTIGIADPDQPAVIFSYIEISEKAVATSGNYEKFIMIGGRKYSHTIDPKTGLPITGIKSVTVIADNAEFADAMATPIAVMGIEAGLFLVNQIPDLHCIIIDDDNKVYTSQNINLT